A genomic region of Desulfosarcina ovata subsp. ovata contains the following coding sequences:
- a CDS encoding OmpP1/FadL family transporter, whose product MIKRLLQVVCLTVLSASYAWGANVDTFGIGAKATALGGAFSAYADDPYAIHYNPAGLVQIERPTVSAGVNIIDPTLKVNDFHVDSQSPTDFEDTSDDLIVPHMGFAMRLTDHWAVGAAFYVPYGLDIEWDDDPAKNPGAYNCYHSYYYRVVLTPSVAYKFNEKWSVGMGLVLGQSESGVEHLLYYPTNPLLHGSKIESELEDNFNYSFNIGVMYHPTESITLGLTYRSETDTEFEGDVKIVGTGIKSDIELDSVDHPQQVQFGLRFQPIKRVSMEIDVVWTDWSVVDRQVTTFSDDFLYGTYGPGNPQNIARDWDDTMQFKAGIEWQTTDYLALRVGYFYDQSPIPDDTFDLVWPDADKKTYSIGFGLNLGRVTVDGVVQYIRTEVNRQIGGESDSLNHTYYGSTSLDAEGELWGYGLTVNYAF is encoded by the coding sequence ATGATAAAACGTCTGTTACAGGTAGTTTGTCTTACAGTTCTATCCGCATCGTATGCATGGGGCGCAAATGTGGACACGTTCGGCATTGGCGCTAAAGCGACGGCGCTGGGGGGCGCCTTTTCAGCCTATGCGGATGATCCCTATGCCATTCATTACAACCCTGCGGGCCTTGTACAAATTGAACGGCCGACAGTATCGGCCGGCGTCAATATCATTGATCCCACCTTGAAGGTAAATGATTTTCATGTCGATAGCCAAAGTCCGACCGATTTTGAAGATACGTCCGACGATCTTATCGTCCCCCACATGGGATTTGCCATGCGGCTCACGGACCATTGGGCGGTCGGTGCGGCATTTTATGTTCCCTACGGCCTGGATATAGAGTGGGACGATGATCCGGCAAAAAATCCGGGGGCGTATAATTGCTATCATTCCTACTACTACCGGGTTGTATTGACCCCTTCCGTGGCCTACAAATTCAATGAAAAGTGGTCCGTGGGTATGGGTTTGGTATTGGGACAGTCGGAAAGCGGCGTTGAACATCTCCTCTATTATCCAACAAATCCGCTATTGCATGGCAGTAAGATTGAAAGCGAACTGGAAGACAACTTCAACTACTCCTTCAATATCGGTGTCATGTACCATCCGACCGAATCCATCACGCTTGGACTGACCTATCGTAGCGAGACCGACACGGAATTCGAAGGTGATGTAAAAATAGTCGGTACCGGCATAAAAAGTGACATCGAACTGGATTCGGTCGACCATCCCCAACAAGTCCAGTTTGGGCTGCGATTCCAACCGATCAAGCGGGTTTCCATGGAAATCGATGTGGTCTGGACCGATTGGAGCGTTGTCGACAGACAAGTGACGACCTTTTCCGATGATTTTCTGTATGGTACTTATGGACCCGGAAATCCCCAGAACATTGCCCGGGACTGGGATGATACGATGCAGTTCAAGGCCGGTATCGAGTGGCAGACAACGGACTATTTGGCACTGCGGGTCGGCTATTTTTACGACCAAAGCCCCATTCCGGATGATACCTTTGATCTCGTCTGGCCCGATGCGGATAAAAAGACCTATTCGATCGGATTCGGGCTGAACCTCGGACGCGTCACGGTGGATGGTGTGGTGCAATACATCCGCACCGAGGTCAATCGGCAAATTGGCGGGGAAAGCGACAGTCTGAATCACACCTATTACGGATCGACAAGCCTTGATGCGGAAGGCGAGCTATGGGGCTACGGGCTGACCGTCAACTATGCCTTTTAA
- a CDS encoding methyltransferase family protein, whose protein sequence is MAPQIRATTEEIVDLNPITNRTCKLTAVEDAQARRGIGRQWISRKPGAWLLVAGAYGLGGSGMLAWLLFLLVGPLIQLDSGFSTTGRLLTDALLCLLFFVQHSIMVRQRFRLWLTRSVRVDFHGALYATVSGACLLTLVCLWQTAGPPLWTPPQWIRWLMTALFLSAGIGAWWGSRALGEFDALGVQPAIRAFGRDRSATPMDFKVRGPYRWVRHPLYLCSLIIIWTGSVFTLDRLLHNGLWTIWIIIGATMEERDLTDCFGDAYRAYRKKVPMLLPKSLKPRLPDDRDRPPGDD, encoded by the coding sequence ATGGCCCCACAAATCAGGGCCACCACCGAAGAGATCGTCGATTTGAACCCGATAACGAACCGCACCTGCAAACTGACCGCCGTGGAAGATGCCCAGGCAAGGCGAGGCATCGGACGGCAATGGATATCCAGGAAGCCGGGAGCGTGGCTGCTGGTTGCCGGCGCCTATGGCCTCGGTGGCAGTGGCATGCTGGCCTGGCTGCTATTTCTATTGGTGGGGCCGCTGATTCAATTGGATTCCGGTTTTTCCACCACCGGTCGTCTGCTCACCGATGCTCTGCTGTGCCTGCTGTTCTTTGTTCAGCACAGCATTATGGTCCGGCAGCGGTTTCGCCTCTGGCTGACCCGGTCCGTTCGCGTCGATTTCCACGGGGCCCTCTACGCCACCGTTTCCGGGGCATGCCTGTTAACCCTGGTGTGCCTCTGGCAGACGGCCGGTCCGCCTTTGTGGACACCGCCGCAGTGGATCCGATGGCTCATGACCGCGCTTTTCTTATCGGCCGGGATCGGGGCCTGGTGGGGATCCAGGGCGCTGGGGGAATTTGATGCGTTGGGCGTTCAACCGGCCATCAGGGCCTTTGGCCGCGATCGATCCGCCACGCCCATGGATTTCAAAGTCCGAGGACCGTACCGCTGGGTACGCCATCCCCTCTATCTGTGCAGTTTGATCATCATCTGGACCGGCTCGGTATTTACTCTCGATCGACTGCTGCACAATGGGCTGTGGACGATCTGGATCATCATCGGGGCCACCATGGAGGAACGGGATCTGACAGACTGTTTCGGCGATGCCTACCGGGCCTATCGGA
- a CDS encoding NAD(+)/NADH kinase, whose protein sequence is MKKQIGLVVKNETKAIEQADRFEQWLTHKGLSIVRRQSSMPAIKRTKGLRERSPASLFCVFVLGGDGTFLSAVRWIGDQQIPIIGVKFGEVGFLAETTEDRLREAADAILENRFTVRQQMRLNVQICRQEMEIARECAFNDVVINKGALARLARIRTHVDGQFLTDYRADGLIIATPTGSTAYSLAAGGPIIYPSVPGILITPICPFTLTNRPLIVPDSVTITIQLTEDASDIMLTCDGQVGIKIDERDTIIISKSLSPVQMITLPEQNYFDVLKAKLKWSGSRV, encoded by the coding sequence ATGAAAAAACAAATCGGTCTGGTCGTTAAAAACGAAACCAAGGCAATTGAGCAGGCGGATCGTTTCGAGCAATGGTTGACGCACAAAGGCCTTAGTATTGTTCGCCGGCAAAGCTCGATGCCCGCTATAAAACGGACCAAGGGATTACGGGAACGATCTCCGGCATCCCTGTTCTGTGTATTCGTTCTGGGAGGCGACGGCACCTTTCTCAGTGCCGTGCGCTGGATAGGGGACCAGCAGATTCCAATTATCGGCGTCAAATTCGGCGAGGTCGGTTTTTTGGCGGAAACCACCGAGGACCGGCTGCGCGAGGCGGCCGATGCCATTCTGGAGAATCGATTCACCGTCCGGCAACAAATGCGGCTGAACGTTCAAATCTGTCGTCAGGAGATGGAGATTGCCCGTGAATGCGCGTTCAACGACGTCGTCATCAATAAAGGCGCCTTGGCAAGACTGGCCCGCATCCGCACCCATGTGGACGGCCAGTTTCTCACCGATTACCGCGCCGACGGGCTGATCATCGCAACGCCCACCGGCTCCACGGCTTACTCCCTGGCGGCCGGCGGTCCGATCATCTATCCCTCGGTCCCCGGAATCCTCATCACGCCCATCTGTCCGTTCACCCTGACCAACCGTCCGCTGATAGTGCCCGATAGTGTGACCATCACCATCCAGTTGACCGAGGACGCCTCGGACATCATGCTGACCTGCGATGGGCAGGTGGGAATAAAAATCGATGAGCGGGACACCATCATCATCAGTAAAAGTTTAAGTCCGGTACAAATGATCACCCTTCCCGAGCAAAACTATTTCGATGTTCTCAAGGCCAAGCTCAAATGGAGCGGCAGCCGTGTATAA